A DNA window from Flavisolibacter ginsenosidimutans contains the following coding sequences:
- a CDS encoding ATP-binding protein — METEVIISEVNTSMEQVINPFKGPKSYEEGDFDVFYGRGEEISKLFQLVRINTLTILYSQSGIGKSSLLRAGIMPTLRRNDYLPIYLRPNYGNTDLNIFQFIIDQISVSIDKMTASSEHSENGYSYTKPLEDETLFEYLNRNPFYKYIPIEGEPGKASRSNLIPVLIFDQFEEIFTVGASNQNLYSFLKNELSHLIENTVPPQVKDKLHSETNAVQSEIKLLELTANTQNYKVVFSLREEYLSHLESISSEMPSIFYTNSKFRLIPFSRAIAQDVILKTSNFVFGTTTALNIIKLIAEKPNTEMLSKRIRNEVEPFLLSLVCYHLYPKLIVGDTETMKSIEILDYKIVDKILNSYYNDSLINMPGVVKVFIEDELLTDKGNRTLHDCEDAERKVGKEWIDKLVDEFRLLRKEEFLDSQHLEIIHDRVTPVIIESRNARRIEEGKVELAKAKKKQQEENERLNERKLLEIEKNKAEEYQRKVAELEVSYAKTYERRLDEIREETINDLNKKFEIDKAKLIQEYENKVAGLNTERLNEQVSGEKKLKELNDKLSLQIKNLTDSYESKIIALEQKKADDIEKGIVSLRRQYSDERDKLFREAEALKESLEKAKSERDNLEKEIIYTKTNSLLSLRTRTWFFLITSIIAIAAIVFAIIFYSNNIKNTSENRILTSRVDSLKFLYSQFNNGKSTLNLGDSLQLAHAYINRLNDSITFLKSISSNGALKQSYDALQIKYNNLLNELDNNNSQIADLKQQLSNGAKGIPEIRRSLDSIGIFIDNNKRYIRGTSPSAALNVLSLDSSRVQGLLDVIKKSLFSEKGDLLQNLTSEQIKYINSNLDQLHTITTQKSDLVQALNNAMEYEDLLNEVRVRLNTLSRKY, encoded by the coding sequence ATGGAAACAGAAGTTATTATAAGTGAGGTCAATACCTCAATGGAGCAAGTTATAAATCCTTTCAAAGGACCTAAATCCTATGAAGAGGGAGACTTCGATGTCTTTTATGGAAGAGGTGAAGAAATTTCAAAACTCTTTCAGTTAGTAAGAATTAACACATTAACTATTTTATATTCTCAATCAGGTATTGGAAAAAGTTCCCTATTGAGGGCAGGGATAATGCCAACCCTTAGACGTAATGACTACCTGCCAATTTATCTTAGACCCAATTATGGAAATACTGACCTAAATATCTTTCAATTTATAATTGATCAAATTTCTGTCTCAATTGATAAAATGACGGCCTCTTCTGAACATTCAGAAAATGGATATAGCTATACAAAACCATTAGAGGATGAAACATTGTTTGAATATCTGAACAGAAATCCCTTCTATAAATACATTCCAATCGAAGGAGAACCTGGAAAAGCTAGTCGAAGCAACTTAATCCCTGTATTAATTTTTGATCAATTTGAAGAAATATTCACAGTCGGCGCATCTAATCAAAATTTATATTCTTTTCTTAAAAACGAACTTTCTCACCTCATTGAGAACACCGTTCCTCCACAAGTAAAAGATAAGTTACACTCCGAGACAAATGCTGTACAAAGCGAGATAAAACTGCTTGAATTAACTGCCAATACACAAAATTATAAAGTAGTCTTCTCACTTCGAGAGGAATACTTATCTCATTTGGAGAGCATAAGTAGTGAAATGCCATCCATCTTTTATACAAATAGCAAATTCCGTTTAATACCTTTTTCAAGGGCAATTGCCCAAGATGTGATTTTGAAAACCAGCAATTTTGTATTTGGTACTACTACTGCGCTTAATATTATCAAACTCATAGCGGAAAAGCCAAACACAGAGATGCTAAGCAAACGGATAAGGAATGAGGTCGAGCCGTTTCTTTTAAGCTTAGTATGTTACCATCTATATCCTAAATTAATTGTGGGGGATACAGAAACAATGAAAAGTATAGAAATTTTAGACTACAAAATCGTAGATAAGATTTTAAACAGTTATTATAATGACTCATTAATCAATATGCCTGGAGTTGTTAAAGTGTTCATAGAAGACGAACTATTGACTGATAAAGGCAATCGTACTCTTCATGATTGTGAAGACGCCGAAAGAAAAGTGGGTAAAGAATGGATTGATAAACTTGTGGACGAATTTCGTTTACTACGTAAAGAGGAGTTTTTAGATAGCCAACATTTGGAAATCATTCATGACAGAGTTACACCTGTAATAATTGAATCTAGGAATGCTAGGAGAATAGAAGAAGGGAAAGTGGAGTTAGCAAAAGCCAAAAAAAAGCAGCAAGAAGAAAATGAGAGATTAAATGAAAGGAAATTATTGGAGATTGAAAAAAACAAGGCAGAGGAATATCAAAGAAAAGTTGCTGAATTGGAAGTTAGTTATGCCAAGACGTATGAGCGAAGGCTTGATGAAATAAGAGAAGAGACAATTAACGATCTTAATAAAAAGTTTGAAATTGATAAGGCCAAACTCATTCAAGAGTATGAAAATAAGGTTGCAGGTTTAAATACAGAAAGGTTGAACGAGCAAGTAAGTGGTGAAAAAAAACTAAAAGAATTAAACGATAAACTTTCGCTTCAAATAAAAAACCTTACTGATAGTTATGAAAGCAAAATAATTGCATTAGAACAAAAAAAGGCAGACGATATTGAAAAAGGTATAGTTAGTTTAAGAAGACAATATAGTGATGAAAGGGATAAACTTTTTAGAGAAGCAGAAGCTCTAAAAGAAAGTCTTGAAAAGGCAAAAAGTGAAAGAGACAATTTGGAGAAAGAAATCATCTATACTAAGACAAATTCACTTTTGAGCCTAAGAACAAGAACTTGGTTTTTTTTGATTACCTCAATAATTGCAATAGCCGCAATAGTTTTTGCTATAATTTTTTATTCAAATAATATTAAAAATACTTCGGAAAACAGAATTCTTACCTCACGAGTTGATTCTTTAAAGTTTTTATATTCCCAGTTTAACAACGGGAAATCAACATTAAATTTAGGTGACTCTTTGCAGCTAGCCCACGCTTATATAAATCGTTTGAACGATTCAATTACTTTTCTAAAAAGTATCTCATCGAATGGTGCTTTAAAACAATCTTATGATGCTTTACAAATAAAATACAATAATTTATTAAATGAATTGGACAACAATAACTCTCAAATCGCAGATCTTAAGCAACAGCTTTCAAATGGTGCTAAAGGGATACCGGAAATCAGAAGGTCTTTAGATTCGATCGGTATTTTTATAGATAATAACAAAAGGTATATCAGGGGGACGTCCCCTAGTGCAGCTCTAAATGTTTTAAGTCTGGATAGCTCACGCGTTCAAGGGTTATTAGATGTAATCAAAAAGTCTCTCTTCTCTGAGAAAGGCGACTTGCTTCAAAATTTAACATCGGAACAAATAAAATATATAAATTCAAATTTGGATCAGCTTCATACAATTACTACACAAAAAAGCGATTTAGTGCAAGCTTTGAATAATGCAATGGAGTATGAAGATTTATTAAATGAAGTACGAGTTCGATTGAATACTCTTAGTAGAAAATACTGA
- a CDS encoding Nmad2 family putative nucleotide modification protein translates to MARVYIYVVDRDFGFAPNPFHGFCTLATCKPAIRNTAKVGDWIIGVGGKRLKATGKCIFAMKITQKITFNEYWEKEEYRDKKPVRNGSKIMMLGDNIYHQNQESIWEQAHSHHSNPDGSINTYNLERDTKSNYVLISKHFYYFGNSAPLVPKNIFQEIGYQNKIGHRVFDHNKSMKIIQWLEEQYSSYKNLVLSDPFNFKIGHAHYSVENDALKGL, encoded by the coding sequence ATGGCTAGAGTTTATATTTATGTAGTTGACAGAGATTTTGGTTTTGCTCCAAATCCTTTCCACGGATTCTGTACCCTTGCTACCTGTAAACCCGCTATTAGGAATACGGCGAAAGTTGGAGATTGGATAATTGGCGTCGGTGGAAAACGTTTAAAGGCAACCGGTAAATGCATCTTTGCTATGAAAATAACACAGAAAATAACCTTTAATGAGTATTGGGAAAAAGAAGAATATAGAGATAAAAAGCCAGTTAGAAATGGCAGTAAAATAATGATGCTTGGGGATAACATCTACCATCAAAACCAAGAAAGTATCTGGGAGCAAGCGCACTCACATCACAGTAATCCAGATGGAAGTATAAATACCTATAACTTGGAAAGAGATACTAAATCAAACTACGTTTTGATTTCGAAACATTTCTACTATTTCGGTAATTCGGCTCCTTTAGTTCCCAAAAACATTTTTCAAGAAATTGGATACCAAAATAAAATAGGGCATAGGGTGTTTGATCATAATAAGAGCATGAAGATTATACAATGGCTTGAAGAACAGTACTCGTCTTATAAAAACTTAGTTTTATCAGACCCATTTAACTTTAAAATAGGGCATGCTCATTATTCAGTAGAAAACGATGCTTTGAAAGGATTATAA
- a CDS encoding TIR domain-containing protein, translated as MSGEGKRKHLFISHHHKDDKTVSDFISLISGRGYDVRNSSIRAKPANQRRLDEKRVSDEVIKRLLRMKISWAGTVVVLIGKDTHTRPWVDWEINKAKEQGKRIVGVFARGGTDADIPKGLKDYSSAIVNWNSDSIIGALDGDNVFKDPDGSIRPGGGGGSVTC; from the coding sequence ATGTCAGGAGAGGGAAAACGTAAACATCTTTTCATAAGTCATCATCATAAAGATGATAAAACAGTCTCTGATTTTATTTCGCTAATCTCTGGGCGTGGTTATGATGTACGTAACAGTTCTATTAGAGCCAAGCCTGCCAACCAGCGCAGACTAGATGAAAAAAGAGTAAGTGATGAGGTAATTAAACGTCTTCTACGCATGAAAATCTCTTGGGCAGGCACTGTGGTCGTTCTTATTGGCAAGGATACCCATACACGACCGTGGGTGGACTGGGAAATTAATAAGGCCAAAGAGCAAGGAAAACGAATTGTTGGTGTGTTTGCAAGAGGTGGTACTGATGCCGACATTCCGAAGGGACTTAAGGACTACAGTTCTGCGATCGTTAACTGGAACAGTGATAGTATCATCGGTGCGCTTGATGGAGATAATGTATTTAAAGATCCTGATGGGTCAATTCGACCTGGCGGAGGCGGAGGATCGGTAACCTGCTAA
- a CDS encoding toll/interleukin-1 receptor domain-containing protein has protein sequence MEYISPLTLYVIWHPNSELGKQMGRKLFSSFCTNVESPFGFRLGIPVYFRSETNKNDVPEAIDYKQAERTVILCLIDEDVILDDLFRQYVVNLYAESSGISSLRFIPVALTKAAFKLDADVGKLNYIRAYEAKQEGWNFNSVFDYVYHNLLHELCKTFIEPQQAHEVKMQPIKLFISHSKHDNTVNDAIAFRDYVNTHLQLKTFFDSNDIGFGDDFGKTIEENAGKCVVVAFLSDSYSSREWCRSEIIVAKKNHTPIVLIDAIAKGEQRSFPYLGNIPTIRWNGDFKMIANLALEATLSNFYTKEALEKQAKLFRIQHDFILSTYPELFSIIGIKQKLFECGKEAGVIIYPDPPLGNEELKLLNEMDERLSFVTPLQLSSFLQYD, from the coding sequence ATGGAATACATCAGTCCTCTTACATTATATGTCATCTGGCATCCAAATTCAGAGCTAGGAAAGCAAATGGGACGGAAGCTTTTTAGTTCTTTTTGCACGAATGTTGAATCACCTTTCGGCTTCCGCCTTGGAATTCCAGTTTACTTTAGGTCTGAAACAAACAAGAACGATGTTCCTGAAGCAATAGATTACAAACAGGCCGAGCGCACGGTCATCCTCTGCTTGATTGATGAGGATGTTATTTTAGATGATTTATTCAGGCAATATGTAGTCAACCTTTATGCAGAAAGCTCAGGAATTTCAAGTTTGAGATTTATTCCTGTTGCACTGACTAAAGCTGCATTTAAACTTGACGCTGATGTAGGAAAACTTAATTACATTAGAGCGTATGAAGCCAAACAGGAGGGATGGAATTTCAATTCTGTATTTGACTATGTCTACCATAATCTTCTTCATGAGTTATGTAAAACATTTATAGAACCACAACAGGCACACGAAGTCAAAATGCAACCTATTAAGTTATTCATCAGCCATTCCAAGCATGATAACACTGTCAATGATGCTATTGCTTTCCGAGATTATGTTAATACCCATCTTCAACTTAAAACCTTTTTTGATTCAAACGATATTGGATTTGGAGACGACTTCGGGAAAACTATTGAAGAAAATGCGGGAAAATGTGTCGTCGTCGCATTTTTAAGCGACTCTTATTCTTCTAGGGAATGGTGCCGTAGTGAGATTATTGTTGCAAAAAAGAACCATACTCCTATTGTCCTTATCGACGCAATCGCAAAAGGAGAGCAAAGAAGTTTTCCATATTTAGGTAACATTCCTACAATTAGGTGGAATGGTGATTTTAAGATGATAGCAAACCTAGCCTTAGAAGCCACTCTATCCAATTTTTATACAAAAGAAGCACTTGAAAAGCAGGCGAAGCTTTTCAGAATACAACACGACTTTATTCTATCTACTTACCCGGAACTATTTAGCATTATTGGAATAAAACAAAAACTTTTTGAATGTGGTAAAGAAGCAGGCGTAATTATATATCCAGATCCACCCTTAGGCAATGAAGAATTAAAGCTTTTAAATGAGATGGATGAACGTCTGTCGTTTGTCACCCCCCTTCAATTAAGTTCATTTTTACAATATGACTAA
- a CDS encoding nucleotide kinase domain-containing protein encodes MSSHFKRLSPPKKSQVYDTYWNFAVERNNVFIRRLTNFQGPWTDDLVIRSYRFTNTFRASDRVSQYLINLQYRADQSPEEIFFKTLLFKIFNKIETYNYLERALGTINFARFSEEQFDSLLSYRMASGHTIYSPAYIMPSAGNVFGFKLKHSNHLALLTRLMKDKIYLRIANAESLEAVYEILLGCPSFGSFLAFQYTIDLNYSDLINFSEMDFVVAGPGAKNGILKCFDSLGDFSYEDVIRFMAENQEKECERLGLQSPTLWGRRLQLIDCQNIFCEVDKYLRVTHPQLSVKSGKTRIKQKFHAPKEPIPFFFPLKWGINSKIEIECQERENVNIFS; translated from the coding sequence TTGTCTAGCCATTTTAAAAGGTTATCACCCCCTAAAAAGTCGCAGGTTTATGATACGTATTGGAATTTTGCTGTTGAAAGGAACAATGTATTTATTAGAAGACTAACGAATTTCCAAGGTCCATGGACGGATGACCTAGTCATTAGATCTTATCGCTTTACCAATACTTTTAGAGCATCCGATAGGGTCAGCCAATATTTAATCAATCTTCAATATAGAGCCGATCAAAGCCCAGAAGAGATCTTTTTCAAAACACTTCTCTTTAAGATTTTTAATAAAATCGAAACTTATAATTATCTAGAGAGAGCACTTGGTACAATAAATTTCGCAAGATTTTCTGAAGAACAGTTTGATTCCTTACTTAGCTACAGAATGGCAAGTGGACATACCATATATTCCCCAGCTTATATTATGCCGTCAGCGGGAAATGTATTTGGCTTCAAATTAAAACATAGCAATCATTTAGCGCTTTTGACAAGATTGATGAAAGACAAAATTTACTTGCGTATTGCTAACGCAGAGAGTCTAGAAGCGGTTTATGAAATATTGCTTGGCTGCCCTTCGTTTGGCAGCTTTCTTGCTTTTCAATATACAATTGACCTTAACTACAGTGACTTAATAAACTTCTCCGAAATGGATTTTGTAGTTGCAGGCCCAGGTGCCAAAAACGGTATTTTAAAATGCTTCGATTCGCTTGGAGATTTCAGTTATGAAGATGTGATTAGATTTATGGCAGAAAATCAGGAAAAAGAATGTGAACGGCTAGGATTACAGTCGCCGACCTTATGGGGCAGACGCTTGCAATTAATCGATTGTCAAAACATATTTTGTGAAGTAGATAAATATTTGCGTGTTACTCACCCCCAACTATCTGTGAAGTCTGGTAAGACAAGAATCAAGCAGAAGTTTCATGCACCTAAGGAACCGATTCCTTTTTTCTTCCCACTAAAATGGGGAATAAATTCAAAAATAGAAATAGAATGTCAGGAGAGGGAAAACGTAAACATCTTTTCATAA